In Anopheles bellator chromosome 2, idAnoBellAS_SP24_06.2, whole genome shotgun sequence, the genomic stretch GAGTTACATCATAGCGCCACGGCTTGGTAAACATTATTATTCCATTATcagtaaaaaacaaaaaaataccatAACACTAATGTCCTGAGGACTGGTTGGCATGCACTACCATCTATCGGAAGGtcgaaatcggaatcggatcgcATCGACTATTGATTTATATGTTTCGAACAATggatcatcatcggcagaaGGGGGCGGATCAGGAGGATCTGACCTTTAACTCGTACAGATCGGCCCGCTTCTGATCGAACACCGGTATTCGGTGGCGCACCATCGAAAGCTCCTTCAGCACCAGATCGGCCACCACGATTTCCTGAAACTCGGTGGCCCGTTGCAAGACACTGCCCCACGGATCGACCACGAGAGAGTGGCCGTAAGGGATCAGCTTGGCGTGTGTGTCACGGGCTGGCGAGCAAAACGCGACGAAGGTTTGATTGTCGAGAGCGCGTGCCTTGGCCAGCAGTTCCCAGTGCAGCTCGCCGGTCGGTACATCACAGACCGCAGGGTAGATCAGCAGGTCACACCCGAGTGCTCGGTAGGCTGCGGCAAACTCGGGAAAACGCATGTCCCAGCAGATACCCAACCCGATTCGGGTTTCCGCGACGGTGAAGGTGGCAAACTGGCTTCCGGCGGTGAAGAGCTTCGTTTCCGGAACCGTCGTCTTTCCACTGAGACTCGAATCACACAGATGCACCTGTGAGACCGTTGGAGTTGGAGTCAACTGGGGGTCAATGTTTCCGGTTCGCGGGATCCCTTACCTTGCGGTACGTTGCCAACAGGTCACCCTCCGGTCCCCAGACAGTGCACGTGTTGTACAGCTGGCCCCCGAGCGACTCCACGATCGATCCACCGACGACGTACACCCCGTAATCGGTTGCCGCCTTCGCCAGTGCGCGACAAGTTTcaccgcccggcaccggctccgcGACGGCCGTCAGCGAATCCACCGTGTACGGAGCGTTAAAGCACTCCGGGAGCACGACCacgtttgcttccttttccttcttcgcgaTGCGTATCAGATCGACTGCGTTCTTGAGGTTCTTATCCTTCGACTCCACGACCCGCAGCTGAATGAGCGCAATCTTTATCGTCATCCTGGCACCGTTGACCTTTCCCGTTCGTTCCTGAGCGAGGTCCTACCCAGTTTGCGGCTACTCTCGAACTAAAGATTCGCTTTGCTTTTGCCTGCGGTCTCCGGAGCATCATCTGCAATCGCTTGCCGCACACGAACTGGAGCTGGTTATCAGCTTAGATTGACTGACCCCAGGAACCATCCAGCGACTGGCTGACCGGATTCGATGAGATGTTTTGACGTGGTCGTGCTGTCGGATGACCGTGGCAGTATCAACGATATCGAAGCATGACCTATCAGGCGATGGAGCGGGCGTGCTAGTAATCGTGCCATCATGATGGACAGTTTATCTCCGAAAAACAGTTCGAAAGAGTGCGGCAACACTATTCGAGAGACACCCAGTGGCCATACAATTCGGTCGGCCCACAGAACGATAGGGCAGGTCAAAGAGTTGCAATTGTTGTATTCTCTAGTTGCACTACTAGGTCGGTCAACAAGTAGCTCAGCCGAATTTCCGtcatgttttttattttccggGTGCATAAAATTTATCCGTTTTTCGTATCATCTGTTTCGTCTTTATTGTCACTATACTAACGAAGTATGTTTCGAAAAATAACTCACAATCTGCTCTGCTTATTAACCCATCTGTTAAAAAGCCGAAGGCATACAGGCAACACCAAGGGTCTAATCAGTATCAAACGACGCTGATTATGGACAACTTCGTAAACAGTGCGATAATTGAGCAATGGCCAGTGCACAGTTTTTTGCACACTGTTTACAAAGCTACTGATCGTTAATGTTCCAATTAAAATGTTCAAGGTCGAATAAAACTAAACCGGTTCACAGTAACCGGTCGAATAAACTAAACCGGGTCACTTAAATGGCTTTGAAAATCACTTTACCAACACGTTGGTTGGATGATTTTACGTTTCACGATCAAGTTTTGCTAAAGAGCGTTTTGCAAATAGATCACACGCATACCCTAGCCCCCGAGGGGACTGTAAGGTGCGAAAAAGAATAAAAGACCATTGAGCGACAGACAGCAGAGATAGAAagattggtggtggtggttgtagGAGGTCCTGCGGCCATCGTGCATCGTCTCCTGTCGCGTGTTGCCTTGCTTATCAAATTGTGTTTTTAGCGCTGCCCGTTACTACAGTTGATAGCAATATTTTCGTTCCTGATAGCTGCTGTCCTGCTTCTTTTTCGAAGTGCGTCGATAAGGTGGAAAGGATCTGGCGGAGTCTCTATATAAACTGTTCGGCATAGAGTGTCACCAGCCAGTTCGACGTTAAGCGCCAGCCCTTGCGAAGCTAACCCGATTTCTGAGATCTGCGTTCCGAAGCTACCGAAATGTCCTCTTTCAAAGTAGCCCTAGTGCAGTTGAAAGGGCGCCCGACCAAGAAGGAGAATATTGCGAACGCGATTGCCGAAGTCCGGTTGGCAAAGGATAAGGGCGCTCGGTTGATCATACTGCCGGAGTGTTTCAACTCAACGTACAGTACGACCGAGTTTGGGCGCAACGCAGAAGCAATCCCGGGCGGTGAAACCAGCCAGGCGCTGGCGAAATTGGCTGCAGAACTGGGCATCTACCTTGTCGGCGGAAGCTACCCGGAGCGAGACGGAACCAAGCTGTACAACACGTGCCCGGTGTTTGGCCCGAAAGGGGAGCTGCTGTGTAAGTATCGCAAGATGCATCTGTTCGATATGGACATTCCCGGCCAAGTGAGCTTCCAAGAATCGGCAGTGTTAACACCGGGTGAGAGTTTGGCAACGTTCTCGATTGGGCCGGTGAAGATCGGTCTCGGAATCTGTTACGACAAGCGGTTCGCCGAATTCACCGCCTGCTACCAGCAGCTTGGCTGTGACATGATGATCTTCCCGTCGGCCTTCGATCCTTACACTGGTCCGTTGCATTGGGAGCTGCTGGGACGGGCAAGGGCGCTGGACAACCAGATGTACGTGGCGATGGTGTCGCCGGCACGTGATCCCACGCCAGAGTACGTCGCTTATGGACACTCGCTGCTGTCTGATCCTTGGGGCAGGGTGCTGTGTCGCGCGAAGGAAGATCAGGAAACGTTGTTCGCTGAGGTCGACATGAAGGTGTGTGAGGCGGTTCGGCAACAGATACCAGTCCTTCGGCAGAAGCGTACCGATGTGTATGAACTAAAGTCAAAAACATAGACGCGCAGGCGCACCTAAGAAAGGAATGACCCATGAGTCCGTGTTGATCAACGCAAGATCATcgatcaaaataataaaaaagtgtaCCACAAAAACGTGAATTTCTCTCCATAAGCCTCGGGCGGCTTAATGATGAGCTGCTGATCATCTCGTTTCCAATGCTCGCACTTTCTCTTCGCCGTAATCACTCGACATGTAGCACATCACATACTAAAAGGTCAATAAACCACCCACCAGTTGGCATGAAATGATtgcgaaaacgaagaaacaataCGCAACAACACTTTAGCAACAATGTTGAGTTACTGTTGAGTTCGCACCACGGCCGAATCAGTGCAGCGATCGGCGTGCATCTACGGGTCTGCGTTTTCCAAAGTACTGTTGGCGGTTTTTGCTCGGAAGACTTTTCCCCTCGAGTGACCACCAATGGTAATTAGCCATGGGAGATGCCCAAGGAAAATCGATTATACGAATGTAAATATGAATGGAACGCCACGAAGTGCAATGGATCGGCCGGGTTTTTTTGCTCAGTCGTTTCTTTGCGTTTATTTAACTTTTTATGCGATTTCCTAGTGATTTCCGTTGTACATCCACATCCACCTGTTACGTTGCCATTATACTGCATCAAGCGGCgcacgaagcgaaacaaatgcGTTCCGCGACTTGCCACTGGCCAACGTGCGGGGCAAAAATCTGGACATCTATGGCACGGGGAGCAAATATCGTTTAAGTGATTAATGGATTGCAGAGTCATAAAGAAAAACGTAGACACCAAACGCTGCACAACCACGCAGAAGTGAAGCGCCCCCCCGGTGGACGCCTTCGCAAGTGAAGGCGTGAGAGTACCGGGTAGTAACTATTCCGCGTGGTATTGCACACTCCCCGCATCGCGATCTGTAGATGCTTCTTACTGGCAAGTCTTaatggacaaaaaaaaactaacaaataaacaaaaccctcCCGATGTACCAACGGCCTAGTCCCGTTCGTACAGCACCGGGAAGGGATGATCTTCGGTCGGCTGAAGCCAGTTCTCTTTGGAGTAGTCGCAGTCTACGGTTTCGATCACGTGGAAGGTGTACGCGTGGCGGCTCCGCTCAGATTTGTTCGCATCGCTCCGGTGCACGACCTGGCTGTGGATGAGAACGCACGATCCGGCCTttaccggcaccggaatgAAGTTGGACTGCGGGTACAGGGGAGCCGGACGATCGTAAACTAGCAGTTCATCAGATGCTTTATCCTGGTTGCGTATCCACCTGCGAACGGCAAGGGTTGAGGAGCTGTAGACTAGTATTGGCAGTCGTTCGGGGGACGTGCTACTCACCTGCGGTGAACACCGCTCCTGTGTGAACCTTTAATGAAGTGCAGACAACCGTTCTGCAGCGTGGCGTCTTCTAGCGGTATCCAGAAACCGACCGTCGTGCTTGGCTCCGTGTACAGGTACGTGGCATCCTGGTGGGGCTTGACCTCTCCACCGACGCCCGGATTCTTGAAGATGTACATACTCTGTGCtacggccggccgccggaagccCAGCTGCCAGCACACCTCCTTGACGCGGTTCGCGCACGTGATCGCACTGAACGCCGGATGTTCCGTGTGTAGCGCGTGCCCAACCTTGTTGAGAGCTATGGCCGGGTCTACCAGAAGCTCGCCGTTCTCACCGATGGCACCCTCCTCGAAGAAGTACCGCACCTTGTCGGCGCTGTCGAGAAAGTACTGCTCCTTGCTCTGGGCCGACTTGCCGCCGGCGTTCGCGGTGAACACCTTGCGCTCCTCTTTCGGTGCATCCTTGTGCAGATTTTGTCCCACGTGTAGCAGCTCTTTCACCTCGTCCGGGGTAAGAAAATCGTCGATGACGGCGAACCCATCTTCGCGGACCTGCCGATCGACGGGGTGAGACATAATGGGATGCGTCAGCCGATTTCATACACGAGATGGACACATTCTTCGCATTCCTAGTGTACCAGCGGTGTGACGTGGCACTCGACTTTACTCATCGGTCCCGCGAATGGGCCAACCGAGCTACGCAAATTTACGGCACGAGCATCTTAACCGGATTGGGGGGAAGCCACTCGATGAAATAATTAAGAAGTGGCAATTAAACCGCCCACAGTTAACCCGTGCGCCCGCTGGGTGGCCATGGTTGACTGAGCTAAAAATAAAGGAACGCTTCACGACGACGAGATGTCCGCCACTCGACGCGCCCGAGAGTCCAAGAGCGTCGCGTCGCCCGAACGTTTCGGCCTCCGCCGTTGCATAATTTCGGCGACGGGAAGTGCATTCATCGTTTCGATGCTCATATTTTGGgttataattaaaaacgatCCCGCAACCCACAGAGGATAGCAGAGGAGCACGGAAAGGTCGCGAGCGGAAGGCACAGTCAGTCGAAGGCCCGGTTCGTTCGTGGTGTACGAGTTTGCCATTTATGTGCACGCACGCAACGGAAGATCACCGAGGCGTCGGGATTGTGGCGGACTTCTAACGCTCCTGGGTTAGTAATCGCCGGATTTAGTGAATGATACTACGACTCAAGCTGGGTGTGGGAATGTCACTGGCTGTGAGTAATGCCACAGTTACTCATCGACGGTGCCGTTCGCTGATGCTCTGCTCGACGTCAAACCGACACTTCAAACTACTACGAGAACCGCCAAGTAGCGATCCTGATAAGACGTTCGATTATCAACCGTTTTTGCTGGTCATCTGATCCATGTCGCGCTACTTTCAATTTAGGATTGAGGATTTCCAGTTAATGCTCTCAATGGAGGATGATTTTAAAAGGTTCGCCGAGCttgaaacacaaaatcaaaacGTTCTCCATGGCATTGTGAACACTCATTGACTCCGTGGCGGACTGGGAGTGATCGAACTTTATTCTGTGTTCGCATAGCCCATCATTTTTAGCCCATGTAGCATTGGGAACCTTTGCATCGCATCGAAGATCACAAGATCATCTGCTAAGTTAATTAGTTGCAAATGGGTAGAATgcctttccggtggcgaagTACAAATAAACCAagtctcgctctctctctctctctctctctctcattctctttttcttccactCACACAAAGACTCGTGCAGTCTCGATTTAGCGTTTCCCATAAACAAGACAACCGAGATGACTTTCAGATGGTCGAAACGGCCAGACGAATTGGCTGACTCTTTCTTTATGCGCTCCAAtgcggcggcggaggtgtTGATCGCTGAGACGCTGTGCAGTTCCCCCGCAGGAAGCAATGGCgcgttgtttgcaaaacaaactaGTATCGCGCGCGAGACGAGAGTAAACAGAGCGCGGTGCCGGAGGGCCGCGTGTGTCCCTGTTCGAATTACTCGCCCGGAAGCTGCCAATTGCCATTAGCGCAAGCGTTTCGCGCGATCTCTACCACTTGACGCCTACGCCTATTtgcgcacgcacggcacgggtgATCGTGGACCGATCGTGTGCTGCGCGACTCGGCGTAACGTGGCGGTGCATTTCCACGACGCACGTTTACTCGAACCCCCCGCCCCTGTTACACACCGGGACTGACCAGACCGGCCGGAATTTATGGGGTTGGATTATGATCGTGTTTTGATCGCGCGCGTGAATGGCGCCGTGATTGAGGTGTTGTGAGGTGTTCCACCGCCATCCATCGCCGCTGATCCACTTTTTCCGGCTTCACTTCCTCGGGGGGCTGATAGTGGCCCGCACTGGTCGATTGTGATGGTGGCACCGGTTTGCTGGACGACTCACACGGCACCCCAAATGGAAAGCGCGGAAACCGTTAAACTGTGCCAGCGCAGACGCCGACGGAATGACGACGGAGaacttcattaaaattcaattattgttCAAACCGAGCGGCGACGCGCACCGGACGGAACGGGAGGTCGATCCACGTCTTGGCCATatacggccgccgccggctgggTAAGTGTGATTCGGTGAtgccgaaaaaggaaacatcgGCAACCATCAACGATTTTGACAGTGACCGTCGTGTGAGGTTATGTCACTGGACATGGATTGGCTcttgcgccacgccacggtccCCGGTCAGCTCGCGGAAAGGTGCGACTGAGGCGCAAAAGCGTTGGAAGATGTGCGTACACATCCTCCGACGACACACCTAATTTTAGCAGCATTCCGTGCCGAGTGCTGCCCGACTAACCGGTCCGGGTTTtgaatgtgtgtttttgtttttggggaagaACTTTAATACAGTTTGATCAAACCGAACCGTaattccggcaccggccgtcgGTCCGTGTCTCTGCGCATACTTTGTTATTAATCCACGTCGtttaccggccggccgaccgaccgaccggctgacggactggctggctggtgaagCTGCGGTCGCCACCCATTGCGCAgccaaccgccgccggccacggcaTTACTAATGcaacaaatattttccaccGCCGTAGCGGGTGGTTCGTGGTGAGAAAATTGCACACGGTTCTTCTAATTTTAGGAGCAGTCGGCCAGTCACGGCCGCTGACCGGAACACCGGACCGCTCTTACCTGATCGATCAGAAGGTTTCTCATCGCACGCTGTCGCAGGAGTTTCTAGAAATCGTTCACTGTTTTGCTGCTCGTCCCAGATAAGCGGCTACCGGAGGGTCCTAGTCCTAGGCCTGAAAATTCGACAACACCAGGCGGGGGTCCAGGCAGGTTCGCAGGGCTTTGGCTTATCTTATCACCGTCGATAAGCAATGCGCTTATGCTGTGCACAGAAATATGCTCTttggcttttgttttcgttcgccaaGCCAAGCACACCGGCCACTGATTACAGTCAATAAGCCGCACGTCGGCACGTTTCAgtccttcaatttcaaataGTCGCTCTGAACTGCGAAGCGGCCGTTTTAGGAGCCGGTTTTATGTTCGGATGGTCCATGCGCTCGGATGAAccactcactctctctcttcctcggGCTGTCGTTCGCTGTAACTCAATGTGCGAGGGCCATTCAAAAAGTATAGcgacatttgtttttttcttcaagaACCATTGCTCtattcatgaatatctattttgtctCCTTTAAAGTAATTCCCAGTGGATATTATACACTTGTGCCGgcattttttccaatcctcaAAGCACTTCCAAAATATATgtttttgtgatcttgttcagtctctgaaaacattttgaaccaccgataaacgctgcTCTGGGCCAAAATCGCTTCACAGTAAGCCTCAATTAACATTGGGAATGCGTCCGTGCACTTAACTTGGGTTTTCACGCAAAATTTGGTAGAGGTTCCTTGATTAATTTTTTCGAAATAGGCAAAATTGCTTTTGAGCCAAAACATGTTCAAGCAAAACACCggtcaaaaattgattgattgctcAAAATGCAACCTAACGCCACGAGAaagtcgaaaatcgaatatacgtagcccggGAATATTCAAATGTCACGATActttcccagtgaacaattttgagagcccgaggttgcccctctgcctgcaacgcggcggaggaaggctgagacgagtgagatcgaacgcccctctgcctgcgacgaggccgaggaagggcgatctcgcagcgcacgaagtgagaatgagacgcgttcgttggttgccggggaaagaacggaaggaatccccgtgagttttgaaatcgccgtgagtttgctggtggaagacgaacgttggagagaaagaaaaaggaatagaaataacagagacagcgagatcggggcaaagtcccgaagttccgagggtccgacagtcttgtctttgttgtggacttgtgccaagtgtaaagtaccaagtgcttgtgcttctctgtcgatcacgggtgatcctgatagaaataatccaggtaagtttattggacagtattcagtgacaaccaaataatgttgaaatgttttcgctttgctcgtttcagatgtccaatcagatgtccagatgggatgcaaaggatacgatgcaatgcatttttctaaggcgccgaaggcagctacgcaccaaattgtgaaccgctagtgcagagtgaagagtgtatgcgaaaaaagagagagaaaatatatcgaaatgtaccgcccaaatacgaactgtttcattttggttagggggaatatgggagaaagaaaacgaaaaaagcgagagaacacacaggtgagagacagggggccgctcggtgagagaatttaaacggctcctcactccatggacctaacggctcctcacagcgattcccccatataagcctatatgggagaaagtattcgagacagccgttcagAAGCGTATGAGAATCGGATGAagagtggattttttggtgagaagagcgaaattgttcactgggttcTGAATGGCCCTCGTACGATCGCGTTCATGATCGCGTCTTGCGCGGCTCAGCTGTTTGTTTCGGGACGGGTTATGAGATTGAGAGAGATTCGCTGAGTTAccgtttgtttactgtttaaaCTTCCCGATGCTCACTAACAGTATTGTTCAAGCCGATCTCTAAGTTCATGAGTAAATGTTCGTGTGCCAGATGGTGCGTCTCCAGTAttgtaaacaatttaaattccttttgttaaataaatatattaacTGGAGACTTGTACGTACATTTACAGAAAAGCATAGGGAACGGTTACACTGTTACTCGTGATGATGTGAATTTGTGCAAAAGAATGTCGGCTGCTAAGAATATTACAACCGACATTGTGTTACTTTATTATACAAAAGGGGTTTCACTATTGGTTCGTTCATCGCAAATGCTTTTTGTGAGCGATGAACACTGCGACTTACGATCCGCAACAGGCGTGAGTGGCGATAGGGTTACCAGCATCGGGCGATCGTGCGGTAGCTTTAAATCAAGAAAAAGCACAGCGCCGAAGAGCTTTCGGTCGCTGAGAAAAACGAACATTTGAAACGTAGTACAGCTAGTTTAGATTTGGCATTTGTGTATATAGTAGCATGTTTGCCaaaatgtttgttgttgagaaggtttgatttttttactCAATGAATTTTATCAAACGTTGAATCTTAAATTATTGATTTGGTGTTGGATGTTCATTTTAACGACAAGCATAGAAAAGGGAGTACTATACTCTTactattttatgatttttttaatgattttaatGGAGTGGAACATTTTAATAAGCGTTTTCCCTGATGATTATTTACAAATTGCTGAACTAAGAGTTAAGTAAGAATTTTTCTGTAAATTTGGTATTtagaattatatttttttattatgtgtATGGACAcaataatttataaaattatATTAGCAAATAAAggtaaagtaaagtaaaagtaaatCTTATAGACTTTCTTAATTTTGTTCACAAATTCGCGATCACAACGTCTCAATAAGTAAAATTATGATAAGAATAATTATAAAGTTTCAAAGTTGCAAATAGTATAATGCACATTGAAATCCATCATTGTTAGATAAATGACATTGTTAGATAGTTAGATAGGTTGACTGGTTGACTTTTCGCTTAAAATTAGTTCTGTTAAAATGGAAGTGTTTAGATGGAAATGTTTAGTTCGACTAATTCGATCTGAGTGTTGAGTTCGTGATTTGTGTGTAATTTAAAGGTGCTAACAAATAGTAAAAAGTGCGGAAAATTGGACGTTTTGCACACAAACGCAAACGTGGACGAACAAACGGAAGCAGTAAGCAGTAGCGGGTTTAAAGCGTTTCGAATAAAACACGACCTTACGGAGCAAACTGTA encodes the following:
- the LOC131209469 gene encoding omega-amidase NIT2-like; protein product: MTIKIALIQLRVVESKDKNLKNAVDLIRIAKKEKEANVVVLPECFNAPYTVDSLTAVAEPVPGGETCRALAKAATDYGVYVVGGSIVESLGGQLYNTCTVWGPEGDLLATYRKVHLCDSSLSGKTTVPETKLFTAGSQFATFTVAETRIGLGICWDMRFPEFAAAYRALGCDLLIYPAVCDVPTGELHWELLAKARALDNQTFVAFCSPARDTHAKLIPYGHSLVVDPWGSVLQRATEFQEIVVADLVLKELSMVRHRIPVFDQKRADLYELKVRSS
- the LOC131209309 gene encoding omega-amidase NIT2-like — protein: MSSFKVALVQLKGRPTKKENIANAIAEVRLAKDKGARLIILPECFNSTYSTTEFGRNAEAIPGGETSQALAKLAAELGIYLVGGSYPERDGTKLYNTCPVFGPKGELLCKYRKMHLFDMDIPGQVSFQESAVLTPGESLATFSIGPVKIGLGICYDKRFAEFTACYQQLGCDMMIFPSAFDPYTGPLHWELLGRARALDNQMYVAMVSPARDPTPEYVAYGHSLLSDPWGRVLCRAKEDQETLFAEVDMKVCEAVRQQIPVLRQKRTDVYELKSKT
- the LOC131209199 gene encoding phytanoyl-CoA dioxygenase domain-containing protein 1 is translated as MRNLLIDQVREDGFAVIDDFLTPDEVKELLHVGQNLHKDAPKEERKVFTANAGGKSAQSKEQYFLDSADKVRYFFEEGAIGENGELLVDPAIALNKVGHALHTEHPAFSAITCANRVKEVCWQLGFRRPAVAQSMYIFKNPGVGGEVKPHQDATYLYTEPSTTVGFWIPLEDATLQNGCLHFIKGSHRSGVHRRWIRNQDKASDELLVYDRPAPLYPQSNFIPVPVKAGSCVLIHSQVVHRSDANKSERSRHAYTFHVIETVDCDYSKENWLQPTEDHPFPVLYERD